The following proteins come from a genomic window of Salvia hispanica cultivar TCC Black 2014 chromosome 4, UniMelb_Shisp_WGS_1.0, whole genome shotgun sequence:
- the LOC125185617 gene encoding fructokinase-2-like yields the protein MANSGVGQGLVVSFGEMLIDFVPTVSGVSLAEAPGFLKAAGGAPANVAIAISRLGGKAAFVGKLGDDEFGQMLAGILKENNVCAEGINFDKGARTALAFVTLRNDGEREFMFYRNPSADMLLKPEELNLNLIKSGKIFHYGSISLIVEPCRSAHMKAMDEAKKAGALLSYDPNLRLPLWPSPEYAKEQILSIWNKADLIKVSDNELEFLTGSSKVDDETAMSLWHPNLKLLLVTLGEKGCNYYGKNFKGHVAGYGVHAVDTTGAGDSFVGALLAKIVDDLSIIQDEAKLKEVLKYACACGAITTTQKGAIPALPTPAAVLQLLKTGAK from the exons ATGGCGAATTCAGGTGTGGGGCAGGGGCTGGTGGTGAGCTTCGGCGAGATGCTGATCGATTTCGTTCCGACGGTTTCCGGCGTGTCGCTGGCGGAGGCGCCGGGGTTCCTGAAGGCGGCTGGCGGCGCTCCGGCGAACGTCGCGATCGCGATCAGCAGGCTAGGCGGGAAGGCGGCGTTCGTCGGAAAGCTCGGCGATGATGAGTTCGGGCAAATGCTCGCCGGAATCCTGAAGGAGAACAACGTGTGCGCCGAGGGGATCAATTTCGACAAGGGCGCGCGCACCGCCCTCGCCTTCGTGACGCTTCGCAACGACGGAGAGCGTGAGTTTATGTTTTACAGGAATCCCAGCGCTGACATGCTCCTCAAGCCGGAGGAGTTGAATCTCAATCTCATTAAATCT GGCAAGATTTTCCACTATGGATCAATCAGCTTGATTGTGGAGCCATGTAGATCAGCCCACATGAAGGCCATGGATGAGGCTAAGAAAGCTGGGGCATTGCTGTCATATGATCCCAACCTCCGCCTTCCCCTGTGGCCGTCTCCCGAGTACGCCAAGGAGCAGATCTTGAGCATCTGGAACAAGGCGGACCTGATCAAGGTCAGCGACAACGAGCTCGAATTCCTCACCGGGAGCAGCAAGGTTGATGATGAAACTGCAATGTCCTTGTGGCACCCCAACTTGAAGCTCCTCTTGGTCACACTCGGCGAAAAGGGATGCAATTACTATGGCAAG AACTTCAAAGGACATGTGGCCGGCTATGGTGTGCACGCAGTTGACACCACCGGGGCAGGTGATTCTTTCGTGGGAGCCCTCCTCGCGAAGATTGTTGATGACCTTTCCATCATCCAG GATGAGGCCAAGTTGAAGGAAGTGTTGAAATACGCCTGTGCCTGCGGCGCCATAACCACGACCCAGAAGGGCGCCATCCCTGCTCTGCCTACCCCTGCCGCCGTGCTTCAACTTCTCAAAACCGGAGCAAAATAG
- the LOC125223597 gene encoding B-box zinc finger protein 24: MKIQCDVCEKAPATVICCADEAALCAKCDVEVHAANKLASKHQRLLLQCLSNKLPRCDICQDKPAFIFCVEDRALFCKDCDEPIHSANSRAANHQRFLATGIRVALGNACNEGDVKSELDPKPPKSISQQIGQKSTPLHVSGLTSSSWGVDELLQFSDYSPSDKKEQPDFTELDWLTDISYFGEQVCPEVLSAAEVPQLPTSQLSSMISFRQPKSYSPHKKPRIEVPDDDEEFFTVPDLG; this comes from the exons ATGAAGATTCAGTGCGATGTGTGTGAGAAGGCGCCGGCGACGGTGATCTGCTGCGCTGACGAGGCGGCGCTGTGTGCGAAATGCGACGTCGAAGTTCACGCTGCGAACAAGCTTGCTAGCAAGCACCAGAGGCTTCTGCTTCAGTGCCTCTCCAACAAGCTCCCTCGTTGTGATATTTGCCAG GACAAGCCGGCCTTCATATTCTGTGTCGAGGACAGAGCCCTCTTCTGCAAGGACTGCGACGAGCCCATCCATTCAGCCAACAGCCGTGCTGCAAACCACCAACGCTTCTTAGCAACTGGGATCAGAGTGGCTTTAGGAAACGCTTGCAACGAGGGTGATGTCAAGAGTGAGTTGGACCCGAAGCCCCCAAAATCGATCTCACAACAAATTGGTCAGAAATCCACCCCACTCCATGTTTCTGGACTCACATCTTCGTCGTGGGGTGTTGATGAACTGCTGCAGTTTTCTGACTACTCTCCATCAGATAAG AAGGAGCAGCCAGACTTCACTGAGCTCGACTGGCTCACGGACATTAGCTACTTTGGCGAGCAAGTATGTCCGGAGGTTTTATCAGCAGCAGAGGTGCCTCAGCTTCCGACGTCTCAGCTAAGTAGCATGATCTCTTTCAGACAACCGAAATCGTACAGTCCTCACAAGAAGCCGAGAATAGAAGTTcctgatgatgatgaggagTTCTTCACCGTTCCTGATCTTGGTTGA